From one Macadamia integrifolia cultivar HAES 741 unplaced genomic scaffold, SCU_Mint_v3 scaffold1497, whole genome shotgun sequence genomic stretch:
- the LOC122063948 gene encoding protein CANDIDATE G-PROTEIN COUPLED RECEPTOR 7-like, which yields MGSFHLLAILHDHHHHHNPFKLLQLLPILCIISSIPFSASEIQNTQIVEDSRSMILFERFGFVRFGHVSISIKDVSWRSKHPNAELDPSLMGFFLLRESAYGKIFNESEYTDHFCILSSHYVKLLFKFDQLNLNSTYNGTIIVDYPDEYDLVFGNCLPEFEVSMDVHTEMYNMKNGKKDFLSSGLTQLPTLYFIFFIIYSVLFLIWVYICVNQRPTVDKIHLIIGALFIVKALKMICASEDFSFVKRTGTPHGWDVLFYIFSFLKGIMLFTVIILIGTGWSFLKPYLQEREKKVLMIVIPLQVLENIASVVIGESGPALKDWMTWNQLFLLMDIICCCLVFFPIIWSIRSLREASKTDGKAARNLAKLSLFKQFYIVVVGYLYFTRVVVSAIGAIIDYKFKWFIVAVGEGASLAFYLFIFFNFQPKEKNPYFVIDDEEEASAAKELEEDDSFEL from the coding sequence ATGGGCAGCTTCCATCTCTTGGCAATCCTCCAtgatcatcaccatcatcataatccatttaagcttcttcaacttcttcctATTCTATGTATAATCTCAAGCATCCCCTTCTCTGCATCAGAGATCCAAAACACTCAAATTGTAGAAGACTCAAGATCCATGATCTTATTCGAGCGATTCGGGTTTGTTCGATTTGGTCATGTCTCCATTTCAATCAAAGATGTTTCATGGAGATCAAAGCATCCAAATGCAGAACTAGACCCATCTTTAATGGGATTCTTTCTCTTAAGAGAATCAGCCTATGGAAAGATCTTTAATGAATCTGAATATACAGACCATTTCTGTATTCTATCAAGCCATTATGTGAAACTACTCTTCAAATTTGATCAACTCAATCTCAATTCTACCTACAATGGTACAATCATTGTTGATTATCCAGATGAATATGATCTAGTTTTCGGAAATTGTTTACCCGAATTCGAAGTTTCCATGGATGTTCATACAGAGATGTACAATatgaagaatggaaaaaaagatTTCCTTTCTTCAGGACTAACCCAATTGCCCactctttattttatcttctttattaTATACTCTGTTTTGTTCTTGATTTGGGTTTATATCTGTGTCAATCAAAGGCCTACTGTAGATAAGATTCATCTAATCATAGGAGCTTTGTTCATTGTGAAGGCTTTAAAGATGATCTGTGCTTCTGAGGACTTCTCATTTGTTAAAAGAACAGGCACTCCTCATGGTTGGGATGTACTCTTCTATATCTTTAGCTTTCTTAAAGGTATAATGTTGTTCACTGTGATTATCCTAATTGGTACTGGATGGTCTTTCTTGAAACCTTACctgcaagaaagagaaaagaaggttTTGATGATTGTGATACCATTACAAGTTCTTGAGAACATAGCTTCAGTTGTAATCGGCGAATCGGGTCCGGCATTAAAGGACTGGATGACATGGAACCAATTGTTCTTGTTGATGGATAttatttgttgttgtttggTATTCTTTCCTATCATCTGGTCGATTCGCAGCCTCCGGGAGGCGTCGAAGACCGACGGAAAGGCGGCGAGGAATCTGGCTAAGCTCTCATTGTTCAAGCAGTTCTACATTGTTGTTGTTGGGTATTTGTATTTTACAAGGGTTGTGGTATCTGCTATAGGAGCTATTATTGATTATAAGTTCAAATGGTTTATAGTGGCAGTTGGAGAGGGTGCAAGCTTggctttctatttatttatcttctttAACTTTCAGCCCAAAGAGAAGAATCCATATTTTGTGattgatgatgaggaagaagcTTCTGCAGCAAAAGAATTGGAAGAAGATGACTCCTTTGAACTATGA